The Astyanax mexicanus isolate ESR-SI-001 chromosome 20, AstMex3_surface, whole genome shotgun sequence genome contains a region encoding:
- the LOC103027476 gene encoding mitochondrial uncoupling protein 2: MVGFGPADVPPTAAVKFIGAGTAACIADLFTFPLDTAKVRLQIQGESSGTAKASHGQAAKYRGVFGTITTMVRTEGPRSLYNGLVAGLQRQMSFASVRIGLYDSVKQFYTKGSEHVGIGSRLLAGCTTGAMAVAVAQPTDVVKVRFQAQVSGCTTNKRYQGTMDAYRTIAREEGFRGLWKGTGPNIARNAIVNCTELVTYDLIKDALIRSTPMTDDLPCHFTSAFGAGFCTTVIASPVDVVKTRYMNSAQGQYSGALNCAVAMLTKEGPMAFYKGFMPSFLRLGSWNVVMFVTYEQLKRAMMAARHNWATPL, translated from the exons ATGGTTGGATTTGGACCTGCTGACGTGCCCCCGACGGCTGCGGTGAAGTTTATCGGTGCTGGCACCGCGGCCTGCATCGCTGATCTCTTCACCTTTCCTCTAGACACCGCTAAAGTTCGACTCCAG ATCCAAGGGGAGTCCAGTGGCACTGCGAAAGCGAGCCATGGACAGGCGGCGAAGTATCGCGGCGTGTTTGGCACCATCACTACCATGGTGCGCACGGAGGGGCCGAGGAGTCTCTACAACGGGTTGGTGGCTGGACTGCAGCGTCAGATGAGCTTTGCTTCGGTCCGCATCGGCCTGTACGACTCTGTCAAGCAGTTCTACACCAAAGGCTCAGAAC ATGTTGGAATTGGCAGTCGCCTGCTGGCAGGCTGTACCACCGGAGCAATGGCAGTTGCTGTGGCCCAACCCACTGATGTGGTGAAGGTTCGCTTCCAGGCACAGGTTAGCGGTTGTACAACTAACAAACGTTACCAAGGAACCATGGATGCCTATCGGACCATTGCCAGAGAAGAGGGGTTTCGTGGCCTATGGAAAG GAACTGGACCAAACATCGCTCGCAATGCTATCGTCAACTGTACCGAACTGGTGACCTATGACCTCATTAAGGATGCGCTTATTCGCTCTACACCCATGACTG ATGACCTTCCATGCCATTTCACATCTGCATTTGGTGCTGGTTTCTGCACCACGGTCATCGCTTCTCCAGTGGATGTCGTGAAAACAAGATATATGAACTCTGCCCAAGGCCAGTACAGCGGTGCCCTGAACTGTGCTGTGGCCATGCTGACCAAAGAGGGGCCTATGGCCTTCTACAAAGG ATTCATGCCTTCTTTCCTGAGATTGGGCTCTTGGAACGTGGTGATGTTCGTCACGTACGAGCAGCTGAAGCGCGCTATGATGGCAGCTCGCCATAACTGGGCTACTCCTCTTTAG
- the dnajb13 gene encoding dnaJ homolog subfamily B member 13, which translates to MGRDYYASLEINRSATDADIKKAYRRLALKFHPQSNRNPGSEERFIELAEAYDVLSDLRKKATYDTFGEEGLKGGIPPEIAANGAWSSGYVYHGNPDKTFRQFFGGDNPFADFCTQDGNEVDINFGGLRGRGVRKQDPPIERDLHLALEDLFYGCTKKIKISRRVMNEDGHTSSIKDKILTITVKPGWNEGTRITFQKEGDQDPNNIPADIIFIVRQKPHPRFTRQNADLTYTAHISLEMALTGFAVEVETLDGRLLNIPVNDIVHPEYSKVVPGEGMPLSSHPSTKGDLIIQFKTLYPEKLTPEKRQLLKQALTM; encoded by the exons ATGGGAAGGGACTATTACGCATCTTTGGAGATTAATAGAAGTGCGACTGATGCAGACATTAAAAAGGC GTATCGTCGATTAGCGCTGAAATTTCACCCTCAGAGTAACAGAAATCCTGGATCAGAGGAAAGATTCATTGAACTGGCTGAAGCCTATGATGTTCTGAGTGACC TTCGGAAAAAGGCCACATATGATACGTTCGGCGAGGAGGGTCTTAAAGGTGGAATCCCCCCAGAAATAGCAGCAAACGGAGCCTGGTCATCTGGATACGTCTACCACGGAAACCCTGACAAAACCTTCAGACAGTTTTTTGGAGGCGACAACCCTTTCGCTG ATTTCTGCACTCAGGATGGAAATGAGGTGGATATTAATTTTGGAGGGCTGCGTGGACGAGGGGTTAGAAAGCAGGACCCCCCTATTGAGCGTGACCTCCATTTAGCTCTGGAGGACCTGTTTTATGGATGCACCAAGAAAATAAAGATATCCCGAAGA GTGATGAATGAAGATGGCCACACTTCCAGCATCAAAGACAAGATTTTAACCATCACTGTGAAACCAGGCTGGAATGAGGGAACACGGATCACGTTCCAGAAAGAGGGGGACCAG GATCCAAACAACATCCCAGCTGATATCATTTTCATCGTTCGGCAGAAACCTCACCCACGGTTCACCCGTCAGAATGCAGATCTGACCTACACAGCACACATATCTCTGGAGATG GCACTGACTGGCTTTGCAGTGGAAGTGGAGACACTAGATGGCAGGCTTCTCAATATTCCAGTTAATGACATTGTACA CCCTGAATACAGCAAGGTGGTCCCAGGAGAGGGGATGCCTTTATCCAGCCACCCGTCAACCAAAGGGGATCTGATCATCCAGTTTAAAACCCTGTACCCTGAGAAACTCACTCCAGAGAAGAGACAGCTTCTCAAGCAGGCCCTTACCATGTAA
- the mrpl48 gene encoding 39S ribosomal protein L48, mitochondrial — translation MNSVTGKMLLMQNTRALAQALSLIRAPLLKQQIPLGFLFSADRQYKSMPTHGIGRYRFLLPKEQVKKKKEKPQAKAIKAATGTQYGVLNVVVSGYDMTLVEHYSQYVHNLCNRLDIKVEESYALPTKSMEVMVMPEQGTKMYVDVVLKTHERVVQISEMKASLTSIFMEILLKNQPEGVQLSVKEHTEADYQCRFKARPEIDSLIAQMS, via the exons ATGAACTCGGTAACGGGGAAG atgTTGCTCATGCAGAACACACGAGCACTGGCCCAGGCTCTGTCTCTGATTCG GGCACCATTGTTAAAGCAACAAATACCATTGG GTTTTCTGTTCTCAGCTGACAGACAGTACAAATCCATGCCTACTCATGGGATAGGTCGATACAGGTTTTTACTTCCTAAGGAGCAG gtaaagaagaagaaagaaaaacctCAGGCGAAGGCGATCAAGGCTGCGACGGGGACTCAGTATGGTGTCCTGAATGTGGTGGTGTCTGGCTATGACATGACTCTGGTAGAACATTACTCCCAGTACGTCCATAACCTCTGTAACCGGCTGGACATCAAAGTGGAGGAAAG CTATGCATTGCCAACTAAGAGCATGGAGGTCATGGTCATGCCAGAGCAGGGCACCAAGATGTATGTGGATGTAGTTCTCAAAACCCATGAGAGGGTTGTtcag ATCAGCGAAATGAAGGCTTCACTGACTTCTATATTCATGGAGATCCTTCTTAAAAACCAACCAGAGGGAGTGCAGCTGTCTGTAAAGGAG cacACTGAGGCAGACTACCAGTGCCGGTTCAAAGCACGACCAGAAATTGACAGCCTGATAGCTCAGATGTCTTAA
- the rab6a gene encoding ras-related protein Rab-6A isoform X4 — protein sequence MSTSGDFGNPLRKFKLVFLGEQSVGKTSLITRFMYDSFDNTYQATIGIDFLSKTMYLEDRTIRLQLWDTAGQERFRSLIPSYIRDSAAAVVVYDITNVNSFQQTTKWIDDVRTERGSDVIIMLVGNKTDLADKRQITTEEGEQRAKEMNVLFIETSAKTGYNVKQLFRRVAAALPGMESTQDKSREDMIDIKLEKPPEQPVSEGGCSC from the exons ATGTCGACCTCCGGAGACTTCGGGAACCCGCTGAGGAAATTTAAACTGGTGTTTCTCGGAGAACAGAGCG TTGGGAAGACTTCACTGATCACCAGATTCATGTACGACAGCTTTGATAACACCTACCAG GCCACAATAGGAATTGATTTTTTATCAAAAACCATGTACCTTGAGGACAGAACA ATCAGGTTGCAGCTCTGGGACACGGCAGGTCAGGAGCGCTTCCGTAGCCTCATTCCCAGTTACATCCGAGACTCGGCTGCCGCTGTGGTAGTATACGACATCACAA ATGTGAACTCCTTCCAGCAGACCACAAAATGGATCGACGATGTCAGAacagagagaggaagtgacgtCATCATCATGCTGGTTGGGAACAAGACAGATCTTGCAGATAAAAG ACAGATAACAACAGAGGAGGGAGAACAGAGAGCTAAAGAAATGAATGTTCTGTTTATCGAAACGAGCGCAAAGACAGGATACAATGTGAAACAG CTTTTCCGGCGTGTGGCTGCTGCCCTGCCCGGCATGGAGAGCACACAGGACAAGAGCAGAGAAGACA TGATTGACATAAAGCTGGAGAAACCCCCAGAACAGCCAGTCAGCGAAGGCGGCTGTTCTTGCTAA
- the rab6a gene encoding ras-related protein Rab-6A isoform X3 — MSTSGDFGNPLRKFKLVFLGEQSVGKTSLITRFMYDSFDNTYQATIGIDFLSKTMYLEDRTVRLQLWDTAGQERFRSLIPSYIRDSTVAVVVYDITNVNSFQQTTKWIDDVRTERGSDVIIMLVGNKTDLADKRQITTEEGEQRAKEMNVLFIETSAKTGYNVKQLFRRVAAALPGMESTQDKSREDMIDIKLEKPPEQPVSEGGCSC, encoded by the exons ATGTCGACCTCCGGAGACTTCGGGAACCCGCTGAGGAAATTTAAACTGGTGTTTCTCGGAGAACAGAGCG TTGGGAAGACTTCACTGATCACCAGATTCATGTACGACAGCTTTGATAACACCTACCAG GCCACAATAGGAATTGATTTTTTATCAAAAACCATGTACCTTGAGGACAGAACA GTGCGGCTGCAGTTGTGGGACACGGCAGGACAGGAGCGCTTCCGCAGTCTGATCCCCAGCTACATACGCGACTCCACCGTGGCCGTCGTAGTCTATGACATCACAA ATGTGAACTCCTTCCAGCAGACCACAAAATGGATCGACGATGTCAGAacagagagaggaagtgacgtCATCATCATGCTGGTTGGGAACAAGACAGATCTTGCAGATAAAAG ACAGATAACAACAGAGGAGGGAGAACAGAGAGCTAAAGAAATGAATGTTCTGTTTATCGAAACGAGCGCAAAGACAGGATACAATGTGAAACAG CTTTTCCGGCGTGTGGCTGCTGCCCTGCCCGGCATGGAGAGCACACAGGACAAGAGCAGAGAAGACA TGATTGACATAAAGCTGGAGAAACCCCCAGAACAGCCAGTCAGCGAAGGCGGCTGTTCTTGCTAA
- the rab6a gene encoding ras-related protein Rab-6A isoform X2: MSTSGDFGNPLRKFKLVFLGEQSVGKTSLITRFMYDSFDNTYQATIGIDFLSKTMYLEDRTVRLQLWDTAGQERFRSLIPSYIRDSTVAVVVYDITNVNSFQQTTKWIDDVRTERGSDVIIMLVGNKTDLADKRQVSIEEGERKAKELNVMFIETSAKAGYNVKQLFRRVAAALPGMESTQDKSREDMIDIKLEKPPEQPVSEGGCSC, translated from the exons ATGTCGACCTCCGGAGACTTCGGGAACCCGCTGAGGAAATTTAAACTGGTGTTTCTCGGAGAACAGAGCG TTGGGAAGACTTCACTGATCACCAGATTCATGTACGACAGCTTTGATAACACCTACCAG GCCACAATAGGAATTGATTTTTTATCAAAAACCATGTACCTTGAGGACAGAACA GTGCGGCTGCAGTTGTGGGACACGGCAGGACAGGAGCGCTTCCGCAGTCTGATCCCCAGCTACATACGCGACTCCACCGTGGCCGTCGTAGTCTATGACATCACAA ATGTGAACTCCTTCCAGCAGACCACAAAATGGATCGACGATGTCAGAacagagagaggaagtgacgtCATCATCATGCTGGTTGGGAACAAGACAGATCTTGCAGATAAAAG GCAAGTATCTATTGAAGAGGGCGAGAGGAAAGCCAAAGAGCTGAATGTAATGTTTATTGAGACTAGTGCTAAAGCAGGCTACAATGTTAAGCAG CTTTTCCGGCGTGTGGCTGCTGCCCTGCCCGGCATGGAGAGCACACAGGACAAGAGCAGAGAAGACA TGATTGACATAAAGCTGGAGAAACCCCCAGAACAGCCAGTCAGCGAAGGCGGCTGTTCTTGCTAA
- the rab6a gene encoding ras-related protein Rab-6A isoform X1 gives MSTSGDFGNPLRKFKLVFLGEQSVGKTSLITRFMYDSFDNTYQATIGIDFLSKTMYLEDRTIRLQLWDTAGQERFRSLIPSYIRDSAAAVVVYDITNVNSFQQTTKWIDDVRTERGSDVIIMLVGNKTDLADKRQVSIEEGERKAKELNVMFIETSAKAGYNVKQLFRRVAAALPGMESTQDKSREDMIDIKLEKPPEQPVSEGGCSC, from the exons ATGTCGACCTCCGGAGACTTCGGGAACCCGCTGAGGAAATTTAAACTGGTGTTTCTCGGAGAACAGAGCG TTGGGAAGACTTCACTGATCACCAGATTCATGTACGACAGCTTTGATAACACCTACCAG GCCACAATAGGAATTGATTTTTTATCAAAAACCATGTACCTTGAGGACAGAACA ATCAGGTTGCAGCTCTGGGACACGGCAGGTCAGGAGCGCTTCCGTAGCCTCATTCCCAGTTACATCCGAGACTCGGCTGCCGCTGTGGTAGTATACGACATCACAA ATGTGAACTCCTTCCAGCAGACCACAAAATGGATCGACGATGTCAGAacagagagaggaagtgacgtCATCATCATGCTGGTTGGGAACAAGACAGATCTTGCAGATAAAAG GCAAGTATCTATTGAAGAGGGCGAGAGGAAAGCCAAAGAGCTGAATGTAATGTTTATTGAGACTAGTGCTAAAGCAGGCTACAATGTTAAGCAG CTTTTCCGGCGTGTGGCTGCTGCCCTGCCCGGCATGGAGAGCACACAGGACAAGAGCAGAGAAGACA TGATTGACATAAAGCTGGAGAAACCCCCAGAACAGCCAGTCAGCGAAGGCGGCTGTTCTTGCTAA